One part of the Nilaparvata lugens isolate BPH unplaced genomic scaffold, ASM1435652v1 scaffold5960, whole genome shotgun sequence genome encodes these proteins:
- the LOC120356147 gene encoding uncharacterized protein LOC120356147, with protein sequence MSEWKWVNMEAEQYSKLRNIVIQGIPETKGEDIYSLLDAVAKALKVTYQQGEISNAHRLAPSRNNYPTAIVVSFVRRPVRAEWLQAARTIKMKASDVNASFGATPVFINEHLSKHNSYLLKQAKNRVKAGELSHAWVREGKVFVRKTPDARARRVYWALDDLPTPSPTPLSESANLNANK encoded by the coding sequence ATGAGCGAATGGAAATGGGTGAATATGGAAGCTGAACAATACTCCAAATTACGCAACATCGTGATCCAGGGAATCCCTGAAACGAAGGGAGAAGACATTTATTCTCTACTGGACGCAGTCGCCAAAGCCCTGAAAGTGACCTATCAGCAGGGAGAAATATCGAATGCCCACCGATTAGCGCCCTCGAGAAACAACTATCCAACAGCTATAGTTGTTTCGTTTGTTCGTCGTCCAGTAAGGGCCGAGTGGCTGCAGGCAGCTCGAACTATTAAAATGAAGGCGTCTGACGTGAATGCCTCCTTTGGTGCGACTCCGGTATTCATAAACGAACACTTGTCCAAGCACAACAGTTATCTTCTAAAGCAGGCGAAGAATAGAGTGAAGGCAGGGGAGCTGTCACACGCGTGGGTGCGAGAGGGCAAGGTGTTCGTGAGGAAGACGCCGGACGCGAGAGCACGTCGAGTCTACTGGGCGCTTGACGACCTGCCGACGCCCTCCCCTACGCCACTCAGTGAAAGTGCTAATTTAAACGCAAATAAGTGA